A genomic region of Serinus canaria isolate serCan28SL12 chromosome 1A, serCan2020, whole genome shotgun sequence contains the following coding sequences:
- the LOC103819687 gene encoding dynein axonemal intermediate chain 7-like → MQEEPGGREEAAQVEDLEQLVPVGGVYHISALQLPPQAQDVGDWTMVELLDVGLEVFPYSPGQAEDGTQEAVQITLELPDNVIYFKVPVVARWDPAGQWWRTDGISKITYEAEEKSITFNMGDFHTVALLQDAHLNLPYQAWELHPTGVDEGLFTVTAVFATIQIQIKAALAEVKAYEQMALLAAAFAHSKWNGEAGPEQVVFKVSEHLTAGSAKGNHCYLLMFNGEKVQQLQLTETREAFSEKLEDESEFHSTLYHMLKDSASNKAMDKVERAGFLSLLLCISSSLLPES, encoded by the exons ATGCAGGAGGAgccaggaggcagagaagaggCAGCACAAGTTGAGGATTTGGAGCAGCTGGTGCCCGTGGGGGGTGTGTACCacatctctgccctgcagctgccacccCAGGCCCAGGACGTCGGGGACTGGACCATGGTGGAG CTGCTGGATGTTGGATTAGAGGTGTTTCCATATTCCCCAGGACAGGCTGAAGATGGCACACAGGAAGCAGTACAGATAACCCTGGAGCTCCCTGataatgtgatttattttaaagtgccTGTAGTAGCCCGATGGGATCCTGCAG GCCAGTGGTGGAGAACTGATGGCATCAGCAAGATAACCtatgaagcagaagaaaagagcaTCACCTTTAATATGGGTGACTTTCATACAGTAGCCCTTCTCCAGGATGCTCACCTGAACCTGCCCTATCAGGCCTGGGAATTGCACCCTACTGGTGTGGATGAAGGACTCTTCACAGTTACTGCAGTCTTTGCAACCATTCAGATACAAATTAAG gctgccctggcagaaGTGAAGGCCTATGAACAGATGGCTCTGcttgcagctgcttttgctcACAGCAAGTGGAATGGAGAAGCAGGGCCAGAGCAAGTTGTGTTCAAG GTGAGTGAACATCTCACTGCAGGTTCTGCCAAAGGCAACCACTGCTATCTTTTGATGTTCAATGGTGAGAAAGTGCAACAGCTCCAGCTCACTGAAACCAGGGAagctttttcagaaaagctggaaGACGAGTCTGAATTTCACTCCACACTCTACCATATGCTCAAGGATTCTGCCAGCAACAAAGCCATGGATAAAGTGGAAAGAGCTGGCTTCCTGTCATTGCTTCTGTGTATCAGCAGCTCCTTGCTACCAGAGTCTTAG